The Hemicordylus capensis ecotype Gifberg chromosome 5, rHemCap1.1.pri, whole genome shotgun sequence nucleotide sequence tccataatagactctgcaataaccgtggaatccagctcagcttGTATCAGAGAGATTTCATTAATAGAACACCCTGTAAAGGTATCACAGCAAGTCATCAATTGGTctaattctgattcaagggacaTACtattcccctcacaaccctagaccactctgctggacatgagcttgcagatgcaatgcatgcagtaaagaactgcttctttgtgtcATGCATTGCCTGAGCAGCATAGATCTACATAtgcactctgtgttgtaatctgtcagattcgagtcaagtctttctccacctgtgctccaaccccctgccctgctgcttcagcccccatagttcttctgtataccacggggctaatttagaagcggGTTGGGAGgggcgcttaggagcaattgtgtctactgccctatttagttcattattccaagtctgaaacAAGTGTGTCGACATCAGGGATGGAGCTACCATTGTGCAGACAGGTTCAatgaacctgggctgccaatgagAAGGGCTGCAGAAGCCCGCATGGGGTGTGTGGAttggctccagaagagccctgagCGAACAACCCCCATCCACCACCCAGGCTCCGGCGAGCCCCCCAAGCCAgctctgccctgtcatttcaggcagcgctttcTGCCGGAAagcctctatttccctttctcttcctccattgagagagaaagaagagagcttTCTCTCCCCAAGAAAGAGAGcagagcttgctcgggctctctggagctcgaggccatgcccccgTTGTGTGCGGCCTCgagctctggagagcccgagcaagctctgcactgtcatttcaggcagcgcttgctacCTCAAAGCagctatttccttttctctcccttgatGGAGGacgagaaagggaaatagaggctttcaggcagcaaacgctgcctgaaatgacagggcagagcTGGCTTGAGGCTTACCAAAGcccggtgggtgggtggagttctCTCGGGGCTTTTCCAGAGAGCGCGTGACGTCACGCACATGGGATGTCGCTTGAGGGGCCGCcaggtggggctggacccaggccaccatttggctggctctgcaCTTGGTCAAGAGCATCGCTGGCAGACCTTAAAACCCTCTTTAAaaccctctaaggcttcttggaatcctattggatccaataaccttcttgggtgaacCATCTTAAtaagtccttcacccctgcagaggtaggTTGTGGTTttcagtccaaccttaaccaggtagtggcccatccatgacaatggggaaatcacaggcatccccacccatggaacaccacccagaTCAGAGCAGAAGACcgaattgagcatgtgaccagcaatgtgtgtctaTCCCGAGACCATTTGGGACAGGCTCATAACTGTCATGGTCACTACAGCCTCCTGGGCTGCTCCTGACAAaatggtcccaaagtgaacattgaagtccccaaccACCAACAACCTCGGCAACTCCAacgccaactctgcaaccaagtcagacagctcagttagggattctgttgggcaacgggatgaatggtacaccaacagaagtccaaaACTGTCACTGATACCCAGACTTGGgtacacacacactcaatataggatAATTCCCTGACAAGGATCTTGGTGAGGGAAatattattcttatggaccacaaccactccaccttcccacccacatcctctcacttgTTCCACAACAGAGTgccctggcgggagaagctgggaccagattgggccactagcctcccctaaCCAGGTCTCTATGACATACACACCGGgtcagctccatcatccacagtcaacccatgaattatttctattttattttgaactgaactggcattacaaagaagcagtgTGGTTCTGTGGGTGGATGgtactgctctccaaggtcaaagagctggcaggagagctggcagGGGTAACAGCTACTaggtttctgatctcccttccccttgaATGGCCTGCTGCCCTACCAATGCCACATCTCCTTCTGTTCCCCACTACCATGGAATAATCACCCCAGAGGCACCAAACACCATTCCTGTCTCCAGAGAAACCAAAACAATTACCTATATCAGGCCAAAACCACATGTAACAGAGCAAGTATAACTGGTGACAAAACTTCctaccccagccctcagtcctacCCTGAAGGCCTCCACCAAAGggcagccccctttggtggccacctACAGGCAGCCCACCACAGGTCCTATGGCGCAGCCTTGGCTTTTAAAGCAATAATGACTGCAGTAGTCCTTCCCCTCCAACCAACAGACCCAGTTGAAAATCGTCTTACAATCAGCCAGGAAAGGGGAGAGGCCACAGACCATCTGTTGACTATAATTAGACAATCTATACACACAGCAAAAGGAAGAGATTGAATGGACCATGCCCCTCAGACTACAAGTGGGGTATCACCCTTTTGAACACTTCCCCACTGTTAAGGAAACCTTGTAAATAAAGAACTAGCTTATCAAGGAGAAAGGTTCTAGCTCAGCGTTTTGCCTGCTGTGCTTATTTTCTATTTGCCAGGAAGCTTTAACCCAAGAGAGAATACAAATCACGATTCTTgaactgcaatctgaagtggtacagtccattttaGCACCACCCCGCATTGTCCTGCCTGTGCAGTTCCAGCCATAGGGCTGATTTATACAGGATGCAGAAATCTCCTTGCCCATGTAAACTCTCCACACATGCATGCTTATACAAACTAGCATCATAAATATTGCCCATACCAATAACATTGGGAATAGGGATGCAGCTCCATGGTAGGGCATCAtcatttcatgcagaaggtcccatgttcgatccctggcatctccagatagggctaggaaagacccttgTTTTAAACCGTAGATGCTGCTGCTAGCCAatgtactgagttagatggacaaatggtccactcagtataaggcagttttctatgtaatATGTGAATGAGGCAGTGGACGTggaaaatgcttttaaatataaCTGGGCATGCATGGTACATTTCCCCATAGCCCATATTTAAATCAGGGCTCAGTTTATCTGAGAGTTTCATCCCTTGGTGCTTaaccatttattatttctctgtgtaaaccgctctgagccatttctggaagggtggtatagaaatcaatcaatcaaacaaacaaacaaacaaacaaaccatggggTAGCTAAGTTCATTAGCtgtagcaaaaaaaaaccccaccaaataGTTTTGTGGCAGCATAAAAACTCACAGATTGTGAGTTTGTGGCAGAGGTTTTCttggactagagcccacttccTCTGATAtatgaagtgttatcctcagttggcaaATATATCTACATGGGTAGAGAGAAAacagttttaaacagttttaaacagTGGATCCAAAATGCCACAAAATGCAAAAAGCGAATAGTTTTCTCACATATCATGTACGAGTCCATACAGGTATGCCTACACACCTGTACCTAGCTTTTGTGTGATAATTTTAGAAGTGAATCTGCACATTGACCCCCTTAAATGTAAAGTGcatattgtgtgtatgtgtattattattattaaaaatatttataccccaccccttcagtgcactactgcttggggcagtttGCAACATtagtaaaatagatacaatataggatAAAACATAAGGTTAAACGGCCAAGTAAAACCAcaaataaaataagttttaaaactgaaattaaaagttagtAAAAAGTTCAACACCAATAGAATCCAATATGCTGATAAACTCTGGTTCAGTCTCCACATCTGCACGTTTTCATGAGAAaggctgtacatgtgttcattgcAGAAGGGAATCTTCTAAGATGAACCACTGAGTAACTAGAGCTCCCATGTATGGGGGATTAGGGAAAAGGTCTTCCAAACCAGAGGTGACATTTCTAGGCAGAACTGAGACCCAGATCAGCCTTACCCCAGCCGTGGTTCCATTGGAATGTTCCCAGCTTGCAGCCCCACACTTGCACAACAGGATCTCTTGCCCTTGGTTTTCCAGCTGGCATAACAGCTGATCAGAGCACAAAGGCTGAGAAATTGCAAGCAGGATATCCTTAGGTATTGATTCCcaccctcacacacaccctcccccaacGCCATCACCGCATCTCCATGCTGCAGAAATCTGCAGctgggtttgttgtttttttgcactTCTATTCTTTAGCTTTTGCAGAACTGTACAGAAGAAATCAAATTACAAAAACCAGATAGCACTGAGTTCAGAAACAAATATTCCACTTcatttaaccaaaaaaaaaaaaaacttcattcatttcaaatactttaaaacaccattataaaataaaaatcactttCAACTTTTCAGGTCTTGCATAAttaggggtgggttttttttttgcatcaaTACAATCTATTTGGAGAAACCTGCACccattgaatttctgcctgtcatacagctgttaaaggcatagaACCTATGTCAGAGGGGAAGGCAGACAACTCTAGATggccttcatgctctgcttgtgggcttcctaaaaCCATACTGTTTCTacagtggcagggggtgatgggagttgtagtctaactgcatgtttgagaactcctggcactgtgggaaacaggatgctatcccagatggaccattggtcagatccagcaaggctcttcctaatgagactgtggaatgcagtccctactgaaatacaatcctccccatctccgacaatttttaaaaagcatttgaaaacccacctctttgcccaagctttttcagcattctaaatttttaggttttaatctgtttttgatttttaaattgttttaagtttttgtgtatgtttttaacttggttTATGTTTCTGTAAAACAGGATATATGAGGActctgagccagcatggtgtagaggctagagtgctggactaagaccagggagaccagagttccaatccccattcagccatgagacttgctgggtgactctgggccagtcacttctctctcagcctaacctacttcacagggttgttgtgaggagaaacctaagtatgtagtacaccgctctgggctccttggaggaagagtgggatataaaatgtaataaataaataaatgttattgttaaccgcccagagatgaaagtttggggtggtgtacaaatctgagaTAGATAAATAATGCTCTTACTTTGCAGAGGTCTTACTACTGGTTACCTTTAATTGATGTATTTCTGCCCATTCTTGATCAGGCCACTATGAGCATTTTCAGGATAGTTTTGACACCAGTTCCTTGACACTTGACAAGCTGCCCCTGGCATTTTACTCTGGGATGTTTGCCTATGGAGGGTGGTAAGTCTCTACTTAATGTTGCATTTTGCATTTGCTTAATGGATGAAAGAGCATGCATTCACCCCACTGTTGTTGCAATCGTGGATTGCAGATACTGTTAGAAGTTTGTCTTGTTACAACAGGCAGGAAATGAGCTATAGCCTACTGGAATGCCTTTTGCAGAGCTTTATTGTACTAACTGGAGAAATATAGCATCCCATTTGGAATGGCTAGCCAGGGGATAGCTATACCTATAGAAGTCTACTTCTTTGCCTTGCATGGCTTTCAGAGGGATTGAGAATTTAGACTGTATCACCATGGTTTGCCAACTGACTAGGAAAAAATGATCTGGCCTGATCCAGTGCTTTTAACAGCCCCTGATTTGCAGATATTAGCAAGGGAAGATTTCAAGGCATAGAGTGGTCACCTGCTAATGACTATGCTAATGTCTGATGCCCTACCCCACTTGCTAGTCTGGGCAAAgaaggagacaccttttaaagtggtgactcttatttttagcagagggagagcaactgtccctatccaacatcttttcagtggctgttgccggtgtcttaCTTGGCTtacattttttagattgtgagcctttttgaggCAGGAATTTAtctcattctttttctgtgtaaactgctttgtaaactCTTTTAAAGTAATaacttttattaattattattattaataataataatacagatcaagctgctgttaaaagcacaacTAAGAATATTAGTAAAAAATAATCTGGCAACCATACGTCAAACCAATAAGCATATTATTTCAGAATGATCTACTTTGCTTGCTGCAAGGATAAGTCATTGATTCTCTTGGGAAGAAAACCTCTGCTCTTTGTTCTGGCTAGCAGTTAGGTAAAAAGGAAAACTGGGACGCTCTCTTACAACTCCACACAAATACTTTGCTGGAATGAGCTGTTCAGCCTCAACGCTGAAAAGCACCTTTTGACCTTGTGACTCTCTTATTTTAGGTTCTATATAAACTTTGTGACGGAGGAAATTGTAAATCCTAAACGGTGAGCAGATGAGGGCTTTTTGTTGTTTTCTCTCAAGCAAAATGTACTTTCAAAAAAGGCTTGAAATTAAAGTCACCTGTAGCACCTGAGGGAGAAACTGACTAACAGAGAATGTGTAGTAAGCTCTGGCTCCAGCAGGTGTGACCTAGGGGCCACTCTCCTTGCACCAAACATAGACCTCTAAATAGTCCATTGAGTACCTtttaagaggaaggggaaggcccCAAAACTCACTGAGTAAGGAAAACAGGGTAAATCGCCCAAGGAAGCTTCACCATATGCTCCTATTGTCCTCATTCACCAGAGACAGCCATTattataatatggtctctacttTGTGTTTGGGGGAAGATGTTGGGACGCTTTGTCAAAAATTCatctctgttccagactagttcatGAACTACCCCAAGGtcgggtcctcaaacttgggtccccagatgttgatttcaactcccatagaacccctgctaactgggcaaagaggcacctttaacatggtgattccctttatttagcaggtggagggtaactggccctgtccacctccagcacagtacctccagtgactgttgctggtgtctatcttgtgtttcactttaggttgtgagccctttggggacagggagcagtcttatttatttattatttctctgtgtaaaccaccctgagccatttttggaagggcagtatagaaattgaataaatcatcatcatcatcatcatcatcatcatcatcgtcgtcgtcgtcgtcgtcgtcgtccccAGACACAATTGgtctttggccattatggctgaggattctgagaagtccaacaacatctggggcccacgTTGGAGAGCCCCTGAACTACCCCTTACATATGCAAATGAGGAACTCCTTGTGCACCATGCATGCAGGCCATTCTTCTTCCACTCATGGCATGCAATTCTGCAGAGTACACAACCCCAAAAATTCCTTCCACAAGCACCACTGTAGATGCAACTCAGTGTAAGGTAGCAGAACCTTCCACAGAATATGATACAGGGGTCAGGAGCTCCTCCAGTTCAGGAAGCGGCCCTTGCTTGAGATTGACTACGGTATTAGAATACCCAAAGATCCCCATTTTTGTCTGAAATATGCTGGAGGGCATTATTCACAGATTGCTGGGTCCCTTTGCCAAAtttatagcaggggttctcaacccagGGTCCTCAGATGACCACAACCTCCACCATCCCAAGCCATAGTGGTCCTGAGAACTGTAGTCCGACAgcatctggagaaccaaggttgggGAACCCTGGCTTGCAGTGTGCATAATGTAAGCCACACAAGAGGGCAGACAGTGCCTTGAAATATGAAGAATTCCTGAATATATTGACATTTTTCCATCTGTGTATGCATACCATCTGTAACAACCAAAGGGTTCATAGCCATAGGAAAGAGAAACTGTATTTACGGCTGAATAGTGCACAACAGAagcagttttcttcttcttcttcaggaaTATCCCACTGGCTGTTATGGTATCCTTAGTAATTGTTACGATATGTTACATCCTTACTAACATCTCTTACCTCGCTGTCCTGTCTCCACAAGAAATTCTCAGCTCTGAGGCAGTAGCCATGGTGAGTGTGGCAAATCTTTTGGCATCGtattttcaaatctgaatttcCAAGGTTAGGAAAAATAGGGGGAGCCTACCTACAAGGCCTATTAGAAAGACTAAAGCTTAAAGAAAATAACAGACTGTAAATTCTAATGCCTAAGGCAGACATCTGTTTCCTTATACAGTACAGTGAAAAGGAAGACAAATATGCATTTGTGAACAACGGAGACTTTCAGTTGTACATCTATAAGCGAGCACAACCaaaacatgcatacatacatacacacacatgtatgtttatttatttattgttgtatttctataccgccttttgttaaaagacaaacCCAAGGCagggttgtatgtatgtatgtagtagACACTCTTCGGTTTTATATATGGAGACACTTCTATTCAGAATGAAGCTATTTCCTCTCCAGAACAAAGTTATACAAGTAGATGCAGGGAAGCGAAGGGGAGACTGGCTGACCAGATGGTCTTTGTTTTCTTCTAGAGCTTTGCCGATAAGGTCTTCAAGAGCATTTCCTCCGTGATTCCAATCCTTGTAGCTCTATCTTGTTTTGGTGCTTTGAATGGTGGAGTCTTTGCTGCATCAAGGTAATGCCTCTTCACAAGGTATCTCATATGGGTTCTAGGAAACAGTATTTGTTCCAGAGCCTCTGGCCTGTCAATGGCTGCTTGAATGCAGTGCCATGAGATGACACTCACCATGCAACTATGGCTGTGCAATTTTAAGTCAGcgtggaacagccctgttccacaaCGCTGTGAGCAGTGCTTTAGACACTGTCAGCTTGTAACAGCCAAGACAGGTGGAGCATGAGTGGGTGGTAAACAAGGTACAGGTGTAGTTcattcccactctcctctccccatccccactgccTTATCTTCCCTGCCACCATGTTAACTCCAGGCACATGGGCTGCTCACTTGCCTGGTTTTCCAACCCaggcaaatgaccagcctgcatgtTTGGGTCAACAAGGCAGCAGGGGAGATGAGGCAGgtagcagagtggggagaggagtgGGAATGAACTGCAATTGTGGCTCATTTACCATCCCCTGCTCAGCCCATATGAGCTGCTACCACTGCCTGCATTACCCTGTGGAGAATGTAGGCCAATCAAAACAGTTTCAGATGTACTAGGTGCAATGCAGGTGGAACTGCAGTGCATTTTCCTAAAATACAGGGTATGTCTAATGTTTTATGAAACTGGAGATAAAAGGGAAAATTTTACAGAAGAGTCCATTGCTCAAATGGACTCAGTACAAACCAATCAGGTTTGACACCATTAGTGACCACCACTTGACAGTAACCAGTTGCACCCTATTTGAAGTTGGCTCTGTTCCACAGGATGTTGTTTGCAGCTGCACGAGAAGGACAGTGGCCAGCTCTCTTCTCAATGATACACCTTGAACGACACACTCCACTCCCAGCCCTGATATTGATGGTAAGAGCTTTAGTAGGATTAGGATTATCAGAGGATGAACTCTCCCTGCCTGTTGACTCCTAGATGAATGGGGCATTTGAAAATCAAGAAGTAAATGCCCTTGCCTTttacaatacagtggtccctcgacctacgaactactcgacttacgatgttttcgaggtaagaatgacaaaaaagaccggaagttgttgccgttttagatgcggcttactcgacctatgaatttttagatgcggcttccttgacttacgaatgttttcagacctccgtggatgcgcccttcgacttatgaaaatttcgacctccgaacgtgcgtccggaacggattaacatcgtaagtcgagggaccactgtatagtatATTATGATCTCAGGAAGCCCACGTTCCATCCTTCCAATGTCTTAAACAAAAGTGGTCCTTACATGTTTCAGCTATTTTCCTTTTCTAGACttaccccgagactctggaacacgcttcctaatgaaatcagtttccctttctctgaatgttttaaagaaggacctaaaaacatacctgtttagtcaggcttttaatttatagttttaaaggttcgggttttagtgtttttatctgtatttttacattgttttaattgtgtcaatatTTTAATGGTTCTTTAGATTGTGCACCATCCAGTGACTTTTTTGTatagggcagaatagaaatgaaagaaacaaacaaaccaacaagcaTCCATAGAGTACCCACATAGTTCCTGGCTTATGTGGCAACTGTCCTTGTTCCCTTGTTGATAATCCCTGCTCCTAATTTGGTTCTCCTGACATTCCCATTCCACAGTGAACTTGAGCTGGAATTTCTTCTTGCAAAATAATTGGTTTGTACATTTGCTTCTCCAGCTAttgtggggctgcagtgtacgTAAAATTTATCATACCACCTGACTCAGAGTTAAACATCATCTTAATGTACTAAAAATAGGAGAGCTGCACACTGAGAAcgaaagaaaaaaaaatacacaaaccAGAGGAACAGGAAGGTGTTACATCCTATTGACATTTTCACACTACTATCTTCTTTCTGTATCCCAGTTGCCAATGATCTACTTGATGGTGTCCATTGGTGACCTGTATGGGCTGCTGAATTTCTACAGCTTCTCCCGCTGGTTCTTCATAGGACTTGCTACCTTAGGACTTATCATTCATCGCTATCAGCATCCAGAATTACCAAGACCCTTTAAGGTAAGACTATTAAAATGGAGCAAGATTGAAGATACCGAAGGAACAGAATTACACAGGGAAGGGTAGAGCTGTAATCTAGCTAAAGATGACATAACTATATACAGGGAAAGGAAAATCTGAGCACCAAAAAAGAAGGGATTCCTAAAAGCCCAGTGCAGATGTAATTCTCAAGATCcctccgctgctgccaccaccatcctggTTAACATCTGAAATGTACACTGAAACCATGGTTTAATTTGCTATGCGAAGTCCTATTCATAGAGGATATGTATGAAGACAACACACCAATGATCTCTGCATTGCACTTTGTAAGCAGAGGAGTGGAGAACTGCCTTACCCCAGTGTTTAAGCAGAGGAGTGagaaagttgtttaaaaaaaaaaataccctgttttttgaagttaaaaaaacttttaaaaacttaatttaaaaacaagcaaacctgaaaacccatcttttcacccaagctttcccagctttttaaatttgtgtttttaattttatgggtttttaaattgttgcattgttttaacttttatgtgtgttttaattgtttttatgttaaccgcccagagacgaaagtttgggcagtatagaagtttagtaaatatataaaacaaataaaagtgcCTTAGCCATCAGATGTGATAGTTGCACATCACGTCTGAAAACCCAAATCATGGTTTGAGAACTTTTACAGATGAGCTGTAAAACTTCCCAAACCATGATTTGGATTTGCACATGTGATGTTTAACTATGGTTAAGGAAAACAGGTCATGGTTAAATATAACTGCAGTAGGCATAATCTGCTGCATCCACAGAAACATCACTGAAGGTATCCAATTTTGTCACAACTTCTAGCAAGATGCAAACTGAACAGGAAAGCCAACGAACTATAAACCTTGCAAGACAAGTAAAAGAAGCAGGGATAGGGGCCATAATTGCCTGCCAGTATG carries:
- the LOC128326898 gene encoding cystine/glutamate transporter-like isoform X2; this encodes MGPCRKEKDPREGKEAVFLRRKITLTRAIALAVGTMVGSGIFISPKGVLQNSGNVGVSLLVWLACGILSLFGALSYADLGTSITKSGGHYIYILETLGPLPAFLRLWAEFVMIRPANMAVVSLAFGRYLIEPFFAPCLAPALAVKLITMTGITLVIVLNCWSVSWSANIQTVLTVLKMGTVGLVIVPGLMALGNGHYEHFQDSFDTSSLTLDKLPLAFYSGMFAYGGWFYINFVTEEIVNPKRNIPLAVMVSLVIVTICYILTNISYLAVLSPQEILSSEAVAMSFADKVFKSISSVIPILVALSCFGALNGGVFAASRMLFAAAREGQWPALFSMIHLERHTPLPALILMWSLDLRTTRLTMFSRPPWMRPSTYENFDLRTCVRNGLTSCQ